A section of the Triticum dicoccoides isolate Atlit2015 ecotype Zavitan chromosome 7A, WEW_v2.0, whole genome shotgun sequence genome encodes:
- the LOC119330811 gene encoding SKP1-like protein 1: MATAEGKNKIIKLKSSDGKEFEVEQAVAMESQMIRHMIEDEYTDNGLLLRNVNSKILSKVIEYCNKHVQAKATDTSDFGGGARPLGATSAVPAAPAEDLKNWDANFVKVDTATIFDLALAANHLNIRGLLDLTCQTVADMITGKTPEEIRKIFNINEKLRPEEEEKIRREIQRAFE, translated from the exons ATGGCGACCGCAGAgggcaagaacaagatcatcaagcTCAAGAGTTCAGACGGTAAGGAGTTTGAGGTGGAGCAGGCGGTGGCCATGGAGTCGCAAATGATCCGGCACATGATCGAGGACGAATATACTGACAACGGCTTGTTGCTCCGCAATGTCAACTCAAAGATCCTCTCCAAGGTCATTGAGTACTGCAACAAACACGTCCAAGCAAAGGCCACCGACACATCTGATTTTGGAGGAGGAGCTAGGCCGTTAGGTGCTACATCGGCTGTGCCTGCGGCGCCCGCAGAGGACCTCAAAAACTGGGACGCCAATTTCGTCAAGGTCGACACGGCCACCATATTCGACCTCGCACTG GCTGCGAACCACCTCAACATCAGGGGGCTCCTAGACCTGACTTGCCAGACCGTCGCCGACATGATCACGGGAAAGACGCCAGAGGAGATCCGCAAGATCTTCAACATCAATGAGAAATTAAGacccgaggaggaggagaagatccGCAGGGAAATCCAGCGGGCCTTTGAGTAG